A window from Citrus sinensis cultivar Valencia sweet orange chromosome 5, DVS_A1.0, whole genome shotgun sequence encodes these proteins:
- the LOC102628510 gene encoding probable indole-3-pyruvate monooxygenase YUCCA11, translating into MEEVPVVIVGAGPAGLATSACLNNLSVPNIILEREDCSASLWKKRAYDRMKLHLAKQFCELPHMPFPSRTPTFVPRISFINYVDNYVSQMGINPRYHRSVESASYDENAKAWIIVAKNTALDAYEEYVARYLVVATGENGQGLIPEVPGLGSFEGEYMHSSKYENGGKFISKNVLVVGCGNSGMEIAYDLSSCGACTSIVVRGPVHVLTREIVFAGMLLLKFLPCKLVDFIVVMLSKMKFGNLFKYGLERPKKGPFHFKAITGQTPTMDVGAMDKIRKGEIQVFPSITSINRNKVEFENGKIEEFEAIIFATGYKSTVRNWLKDDKDFFDEYGMPKRNCPNHWKGENGLYCAGFSRTGLHGISIDAKNIANDINLALTDHQV; encoded by the exons ATGGAGGAAGTACCTGTAGTCATTGTAGGTGCAGGCCCTGCTGGTCTAGCAACCTCTGCTTGTCTAAACAACCTCTCAGTCCCCAACATAATCTTAGAAAGAGAGGATTGCAGCGCCTCTTTGTGGAAGAAGAGAGCATATGATCGCATGAAGCTGCACCTTGCCAAGCAGTTTTGCGAGCTTCCTCATATGCCATTTCCTTCTCGCACACCAACTTTTGTCCCTAGAATATCCTTTATCAATTATGTAGATAACTATGTGTCCCAAATGGGAATAAACCCCAGGTACCACAGGTCTGTAGAATCTGCGAGCTACGATGAAAATGCGAAAGCATGGATCATTGTGGCCAAGAATACAGCCTTGGACGCATATGAAGAGTATGTTGCGCGATATCTTGTGGTAGCAACTGGTGAAAACGGTCAAGGGTTGATTCCGGAGGTGCCAGGGCTGGGTAGCTTTGAAGGGGAATACATGCACTCAAGCAAATATGAGAATGGTGGCAAATTCATTAGCAAAAATGTTTTGGTTGTCGGCTGTGGCAATTCAGGCATGGAGATTGCTTATGATCTCTCAAGCTGCGGTGCATGCACGTCAATTGTTGTTCGTGGCCCG GTACATGTTCTCACTAGGGAAATTGTATTTGCTGGAATGCTCCTGCTGAAATTCCTCCCATGCAAATTGGTGGACTTTATCGTTGTGATGCTTAGCAAAATGAAGTTTGGGAATCTCTTCAAGTACGGGTTAGAAAGACCAAAAAAGGGACCGTTTCATTTCAAAGCAATTACTGGTCAAACCCCAACTATGGACGTTGGTGCCATGGACAAGATTCGAAAAGGAGAAATccaa GTTTTTCCTTCTATAACGAgtataaatagaaacaaagTGGAGTTCGAAAATGGCAAGATCGAAGAATTTGAGGCTATTATCTTTGCTACTGGCTATAAAAGTACTGTGCGCAACTGGCTTAAg GATGACAAAGATTTTTTCGATGAATATGGTAtgccaaaaagaaattgcCCAAATCATTGGAAAGGGGAGAATGGCCTTTATTGTGCTGGATTCTCAAGAACAGGATTGCATGGAATTTCAATTGATGCAAAGAATATAGCAAATGACATCAATTTGGCTTTGACTGATCACCAAGTTTAA
- the LOC107176324 gene encoding uncharacterized protein LOC107176324 has translation MDREQEEMQFLGIFGIYREACKVIITWRRIFSKITLALILPLSFIFLAHVELTDLLHRKVVHDKMERHFTPAGSARFNKLTDVISEDRTLYWFFKVAYLTFYLVLSLLSTSAVVYTVACVYTGKDVSFKKVMSVVPKVWKRLMVTFLCTFLAYFLYNFAAIVVVSLWVVLWGILTAGGDIKFMLSILYVILVFYVAGHFYLSVIWHLASVVSVLEESCGFAAMIKSQALIKGKMLVTAVILFIMNISLFAVQLIFWRLVVHGWSLGTGTRVLFGVICLLLLFKLMLFALVIQTVIYFVCKSYHHENIDKSALSDHLEVYLGEYVPLKSKDIQLEHYEV, from the coding sequence ATGGATAGAGAACAAGAAGAGATGCAATTTTTAGGCATCTTTGGGATATACAGAGAAGCCTGCAAGGTCATCATCACATGGAGACGAATCTTCAGCAAAATCACGCTAGCCTTAATCCTGCCTCTATCATTCATCTTCCTTGCCCACGTTGAACTGACGGATCTCCTTCACAGGAAAGTCGTCCACGACAAGATGGAACGGCACTTTACTCCAGCCGGCTCCGCTAGATTCAACAAACTCACCGACGTCATCTCCGAAGACCGAACCTTGTATTGGTTCTTTAAAGTCGCTTACTTAACCTTCTACCTAGTCTTATCTCTATTATCAACCTCGGCTGTTGTTTACACCGTTGCGTGTGTTTACACCGGCAAAGATGTTTCTTTCAAGAAGGTCATGAGCGTGGTGCCAAAAGTTTGGAAGAGGCTAATGGTCACATTTTTGTGTACCTTTCTCGCATACTTCCTGTACAACTTCGCTGCAATCGTGGTAGTCAGCTTGTGGGTCGTCTTATGGGGGATTTTAACAGCTGGCGGGGATATAAAATTCATGCTCTCAATTCTTTATGTCATATTAGTTTTCTACGTAGCGGGGCATTTTTATCTGTCCGTAATATGGCATTTGGCTAGCGTTGTGTCCGTGTTGGAAGAATCTTGCGGATTCGCAGCCATGATCAAGAGTCAAGCGTTGATTAAAGGGAAGATGTTGGTCACCGCGGTGATCCTTTTCATAATGAATATTTCACTTTTCGCCGTTCAACTGATCTTTTGGAGGCTGGTGGTTCATGGGTGGTCGCTTGGGACGGGGACTAGGGTTTTGTTCGGAGTTATTTGCTTGTTGCTGCTGTTCAAGTTGATGTTGTTTGCACTTGTGATTCAGACTGTGATCTACTTCGTCTGCAAATCATATCACCATGAAAATATCGACAAATCGGCGCTATCGGATCATCTTGAAGTTTATTTAGGGGAATATGTTCCGTTGAAGTCCAAGGATATTCAGCTAGAGCACTATGAGGTTTGA